The nucleotide sequence TCGAGGGGCCGGCAATAGCAATTGGGTGGAATTGTCACCAGACTGGTCCACGCTCTATTTCTTTTCAGGCAGCACCACCCAATTCGCAGCAGACCCACCGCCGCCATTGGCCGAGTTGCCGCTTCCGGCACAACCGACGAGCACGCAGCGTGCCGCAAATTCCCCATCGCCATGCCTACGCGTCCTGGCGCCCCGATAACTCTCGCGTCACGCAACGGGATACTGGAATTGAACCACGATGGACATCGGCACCTGACACACCCACGGCTAGCGGCCTTCTGCCGTCGCCCGGTTCTCACCGAACCCGTGTTAGCTCGTCATGGAGCTTTCTACTTTCAGACAGTGCATTGCAGCGGCTAAACTTTTCAAAGAGGCTTATCATGTCCTCAGTCATGTACGGCTCGAAGCACGCATCCTCGATCGCCATCGGTCGCGGCGGCTCGCTAGAGACGCCACTTCCGATCGTTATCATGGCAGGCGATTTTCTTCTGGTTCTGGTCAGCTATGTTGGTGCCGCCCTGATTTATCGCAGGCTCATTGGAACTCCGGCCGACGCGGACCTGTCAGTCGGCGTCGGCTTGATCGTGTCGATCGCGTTTTGCACGATCGCATTCATTCAAGGCGGCTACGACCGTCACAATCTGCTCAATGCGAGCTGGCAATCGCGTAAGGTTCTTCTCGTTTGGATGTTGTCACTGACGATTCTCGCATTTACTGCTTTCCTTCTGAAATCGACCGCCCTTCTGTCCCGTGGCACCATCATCCTGTTCGCAGTGATGGGCCTCGTTGGTCTTGGCGCGCACCGCGCGATATGGCGGCTTACCCTGGCCTCATCGTCTGCCAGAGGCCACTCCTTCAGACGGCGTGTTGTCTTACTCAGCCAAAAGCAACCCGATTTCACGTCCAACCGATTCAAGGACCTGCGTAAGAACGGCTTTGAGGTCGTGCGTCACGTCGTTCTGGACCTGACGCTGGAGGATGACGATACGAAGTGGGATCGAGATATCCTGAAAATCGTTCGAGAATCCCGTTCGGCAGACGCAGACGAGTTTCTCCTTGCCTTCGACTGGACCGAGCTCCCAATGTTGAAGAAGCTGAGCCAACATTTGCGCCAGGTACCGAATGCTGTTCGCTTGCTGCCGGATTCCACTATCGCGGACGTCGTGTCGCGCCCTTTCGTCCCCATCGGGGAAACGGTGGCAGTTGAAATTCAGCGATCCCCTCTTTCGATCGGTGAACGTGCGCTGAAGCGTGGCCTCGATATTGGACTGGCCTCTCTGGGGTTGTTGCTTCTGCCACCTCTGTTCATCGTGACGGCAATTCTGATCAAGCTGGATTCGCCGGGCCGCATTATCTTTCAACAGACACGCCGCGGCTTCAACGGCAAACCATTCAGCATCTGGAAGTTTCGTAGCATGACGGTGTCAGAGAATGGTCCCGAGATCACGCAGGCGAGTAAACAGGATGCGCGTGTCACCAAGGTCGGGCGTCTCTTGCGCAAGACCAGCATTGACGAGTTGCCTCAGCTCTGGAATGTCCTGCGTGGAGACATGTCGCTGGTGGGTCCGCGCCCGCACGCAGTCGCACACGATAACTATTACGACCAGTTGATCAGCAACTATGCTTATCGCCGTTACGTAAA is from Bradyrhizobium sp. ISRA430 and encodes:
- a CDS encoding undecaprenyl-phosphate glucose phosphotransferase, with protein sequence MSSVMYGSKHASSIAIGRGGSLETPLPIVIMAGDFLLVLVSYVGAALIYRRLIGTPADADLSVGVGLIVSIAFCTIAFIQGGYDRHNLLNASWQSRKVLLVWMLSLTILAFTAFLLKSTALLSRGTIILFAVMGLVGLGAHRAIWRLTLASSSARGHSFRRRVVLLSQKQPDFTSNRFKDLRKNGFEVVRHVVLDLTLEDDDTKWDRDILKIVRESRSADADEFLLAFDWTELPMLKKLSQHLRQVPNAVRLLPDSTIADVVSRPFVPIGETVAVEIQRSPLSIGERALKRGLDIGLASLGLLLLPPLFIVTAILIKLDSPGRIIFQQTRRGFNGKPFSIWKFRSMTVSENGPEITQASKQDARVTKVGRLLRKTSIDELPQLWNVLRGDMSLVGPRPHAVAHDNYYDQLISNYAYRRYVKPGLTGWAQVNGFRGETPTIDLMKKRVDYDVWYVTNWSIWLDLRIIARTAITLSSQEAY